One genomic segment of Alicycliphilus denitrificans K601 includes these proteins:
- the rpoD gene encoding RNA polymerase sigma factor RpoD, with amino-acid sequence MPVQKSAKSPKPASGTAAKAASKAATPVKTAAKAPAKAATAKAADAALQAATKVKTVPTPKTTAELTKAADELLKKKPARAPKAAAAQAEASEDAPKKKPGRPAKAAGSATAAAKAPAKRGRKPKAKEEGLEDDADLSDIEAELEGEPEAPEAEAEAATAEKAKPLRMKISKAKERALMKEFGLDETVLSEEDMAKRRSQLKKLITLGKTRGYLTQVEISDHLPDKLVDAETMEVVVAMLGDMGVAVYEQTPDAETLFQNNVAPTATTVEEAEEEAEAALSTVDSEFGRTTDPVRMYMREMGTVELLTREGEIEIAKRIEGGLMDMMEAISASPATIAEILNMGEEIREGKVVISTVVDGFSNPEEADDYVAEEDFDEYDEEDDDDGKGGSKAMTRLLEKLKTEALDRFDELRSLFEKMHKIYDKEGYGSPAYMKVQHEISAKLMTIRFTAKTIEKLCDMVRAQVDDVRKKERELRRIIVDKCGMPQETFIKEFPPNLLNLQWVEKQAAAGKPWSAVMQRNIPPIQELQQHLIDLQSRVVVPLAELKAINKRMNQGEANSRDAKKEMIEANLRLVISIAKKYTNRGLQFLDLIQEGNIGLMKAVDKFEYRRGYKFSTYATWWIRQAITRSIADQARTIRIPVHMIETINKMNRISRQHLQEFGFEPDASILAAKMEIPEDKIRKIMKIAKEPISMETPIGDDDDSHLGDFIEDSNNTAPIDAAMQAGLRDVVKDILDGLTPREAKVLRMRFGIEMSTDHTLEEVGKQFDVTRERIRQIEAKALRKLKHPSRSDKLRSFIDSL; translated from the coding sequence ATGCCCGTTCAAAAGTCCGCGAAGTCGCCCAAGCCTGCCTCTGGCACCGCTGCGAAGGCCGCCTCAAAAGCCGCAACCCCTGTGAAAACCGCCGCCAAGGCGCCCGCAAAAGCAGCCACCGCCAAGGCCGCTGACGCCGCGCTTCAGGCCGCGACGAAAGTCAAGACCGTGCCAACGCCAAAAACCACTGCCGAGCTGACAAAAGCCGCCGATGAACTGTTGAAGAAAAAGCCCGCGCGCGCGCCCAAGGCCGCCGCCGCGCAGGCCGAAGCCTCCGAGGATGCGCCCAAGAAGAAGCCCGGCCGCCCCGCCAAGGCCGCCGGCAGCGCCACGGCCGCTGCCAAGGCCCCCGCCAAGCGCGGCCGCAAGCCCAAGGCCAAGGAAGAAGGCCTGGAGGACGATGCCGACCTGTCCGACATCGAAGCGGAGCTCGAAGGCGAACCCGAGGCACCCGAGGCCGAGGCCGAGGCCGCGACCGCCGAGAAGGCCAAGCCCCTGCGCATGAAGATCAGCAAGGCCAAGGAACGCGCCTTGATGAAGGAGTTCGGCCTGGACGAGACGGTTCTGTCCGAGGAGGACATGGCCAAGCGCCGCTCGCAGCTCAAGAAGCTGATCACCCTGGGCAAGACCCGCGGCTACCTGACGCAGGTGGAAATCTCCGACCACCTGCCCGACAAGCTGGTGGACGCCGAGACCATGGAAGTCGTGGTCGCCATGCTGGGCGACATGGGCGTGGCGGTGTACGAGCAGACGCCCGACGCCGAGACCCTGTTCCAGAACAACGTGGCGCCCACGGCCACCACCGTGGAAGAGGCCGAGGAAGAGGCCGAGGCGGCCCTGTCCACCGTGGACAGCGAGTTCGGCCGCACCACCGACCCCGTGCGCATGTACATGCGCGAGATGGGCACGGTGGAACTGCTCACGCGCGAGGGCGAGATCGAGATCGCCAAGCGCATCGAGGGCGGCCTGATGGACATGATGGAGGCCATCAGCGCATCGCCCGCCACGATCGCCGAGATCCTCAACATGGGCGAGGAAATCCGTGAGGGCAAAGTGGTCATCTCCACCGTGGTCGACGGCTTCTCCAACCCCGAGGAGGCCGACGACTACGTGGCCGAGGAAGACTTCGACGAATACGACGAAGAGGACGACGACGACGGCAAGGGCGGCTCCAAGGCCATGACCCGGCTGCTGGAAAAGCTCAAGACCGAGGCCCTGGACCGCTTCGACGAGCTGCGCTCGCTGTTCGAGAAGATGCACAAGATCTACGACAAGGAGGGCTACGGCAGCCCGGCGTACATGAAGGTGCAGCACGAGATCTCGGCCAAGCTGATGACCATCCGCTTCACCGCCAAGACCATCGAGAAGCTCTGCGACATGGTGCGCGCCCAGGTGGACGACGTGCGCAAGAAGGAGCGCGAGCTGCGCCGCATCATCGTGGACAAGTGCGGCATGCCGCAGGAGACCTTCATCAAGGAATTCCCGCCCAACCTGCTGAACCTGCAGTGGGTGGAGAAGCAGGCCGCCGCCGGCAAGCCCTGGAGCGCCGTGATGCAGCGCAACATCCCGCCGATCCAGGAGCTGCAGCAGCACCTGATCGACCTGCAGTCGCGCGTGGTGGTGCCGCTCGCCGAGCTCAAGGCGATCAACAAGCGCATGAACCAGGGCGAGGCCAATTCGCGCGACGCCAAGAAGGAGATGATCGAGGCCAACCTGCGCCTGGTGATCTCCATCGCCAAGAAGTACACCAACCGCGGCCTGCAGTTCCTGGACCTGATCCAGGAGGGCAACATCGGCCTGATGAAGGCCGTGGACAAGTTCGAATACCGCCGCGGCTACAAGTTCTCGACCTACGCCACGTGGTGGATCCGCCAGGCCATCACGCGCTCGATCGCCGACCAGGCGCGCACCATCCGCATCCCGGTGCACATGATCGAGACCATCAACAAGATGAACCGCATCAGCCGCCAGCACCTGCAGGAGTTCGGCTTCGAGCCCGATGCATCCATCCTGGCAGCCAAGATGGAGATCCCCGAAGACAAGATCCGAAAGATCATGAAGATCGCCAAGGAGCCGATCTCGATGGAAACCCCCATCGGCGACGACGACGACAGCCATCTGGGCGACTTCATCGAGGACAGCAACAACACCGCGCCTATCGACGCCGCCATGCAGGCAGGCCTGCGCGACGTGGTCAAGGACATCCTCGATGGCCTGACCCCGCGCGAGGCCAAGGTGCTGCGCATGCGCTTCGGCATCGAGATGAGCACCGACCACACGCTGGAGGAAGTGGGCAAGCAGTTCGACGTGACGCGCGAGCGCATCCGCCAGATCGAGGCCAAGGCACTGAGGAAACTCAAGCACCCCAGCCGCTCGGACAAGCTGCGCAGCTTCATCGACTCGCTGTAA
- the rimO gene encoding 30S ribosomal protein S12 methylthiotransferase RimO — MSEALSPTKTPKIGFVSLGCPKNLTDSELILTQLSAEGYETSKTFQGADLVIVNTCGFIDDAVRESLDTIGEALADNGKVIVTGCLGARADDGGGNLVKGVHPNVLAVTGPHAAQEVMEHVHQHLPKPHDPFLDLVPGTFGEAGIKLTPRHYAYLKISEGCNHRCTFCIIPSMRGDLVSRPIGDVLNEARALFEGGVKELLVVSQDTSAYGVDVKYRTGFWDGKPVRTRLLELVQTLGAIARPYGAWVRLHYVYPYPSVDDIIPLMQEGLVLPYLDVPFQHSHPDVLKRMKRPASGEKNLERIQRWREMCPELVVRSTFIAGFPGETEEEFEHLLQFLREAQIDRAGCFAYSNVRGAAANDLPGMLPMELREERRARFMAVAEEVSTARLQRRVGQTLQVLVDKAVGLGKKGGVGRSWADAPEIDGLVHLLPPEKISKTYKVGDFVKARIVGTQGHDLVGVPV, encoded by the coding sequence ATGAGCGAAGCACTCTCCCCCACGAAAACCCCGAAGATCGGCTTCGTCAGCCTGGGCTGCCCCAAGAACCTGACGGATTCCGAACTCATCCTCACGCAGCTCTCGGCCGAGGGCTACGAAACCTCCAAGACTTTCCAGGGCGCCGATCTCGTCATCGTCAACACCTGCGGTTTCATCGACGATGCCGTGCGCGAGAGCCTGGACACCATCGGCGAGGCGCTGGCCGACAACGGCAAGGTGATCGTCACCGGCTGCCTGGGCGCGCGCGCGGACGACGGCGGCGGCAACCTCGTCAAGGGCGTGCACCCCAACGTGCTCGCCGTCACCGGCCCGCATGCCGCGCAGGAGGTGATGGAGCACGTGCACCAGCATTTGCCCAAGCCGCACGACCCCTTCCTGGACCTGGTGCCCGGCACGTTCGGCGAGGCCGGCATCAAGCTCACGCCGCGCCATTACGCGTACCTGAAGATCTCGGAGGGCTGCAACCACCGCTGCACCTTCTGCATCATTCCCTCGATGCGCGGCGACCTCGTGTCGCGCCCCATCGGCGACGTGCTCAACGAGGCCAGGGCCTTGTTCGAGGGCGGCGTGAAGGAGCTGCTCGTCGTGAGCCAGGACACCTCGGCCTACGGCGTGGACGTGAAGTACCGCACGGGTTTCTGGGACGGCAAGCCGGTCAGGACGCGACTGCTGGAGCTCGTGCAGACCCTGGGCGCGATCGCCAGACCCTACGGCGCCTGGGTGCGCCTGCACTACGTCTACCCCTATCCGAGCGTGGACGACATCATCCCGCTGATGCAGGAGGGGCTGGTGCTGCCCTACCTGGACGTGCCGTTCCAGCACAGCCACCCCGATGTCTTGAAGCGCATGAAGCGCCCGGCCAGCGGCGAGAAGAACCTGGAGCGCATCCAGCGCTGGCGCGAGATGTGCCCCGAGCTGGTGGTCCGCAGCACCTTCATCGCGGGCTTTCCGGGCGAAACGGAGGAAGAGTTCGAGCACCTGCTGCAGTTCCTGCGCGAGGCGCAGATCGACCGCGCCGGCTGCTTCGCGTACAGCAACGTGCGGGGCGCCGCCGCCAACGACCTGCCGGGCATGCTGCCCATGGAGCTGCGCGAGGAGCGCCGCGCGCGCTTCATGGCCGTGGCCGAGGAAGTCTCCACCGCCCGGCTGCAGCGGCGCGTGGGCCAGACCCTGCAGGTGCTGGTGGACAAGGCCGTGGGCCTGGGCAAGAAGGGCGGCGTGGGCCGCAGCTGGGCCGACGCGCCCGAGATCGACGGCCTGGTCCACCTGCTGCCGCCCGAGAAGATCAGCAAGACCTACAAGGTGGGCGACTTCGTCAAGGCGCGCATCGTGGGCACGCAGGGGCACGACCTGGTGGGCGTGCCGGTCTGA
- a CDS encoding tripartite tricarboxylate transporter substrate binding protein produces MHTFHSIARHGALVSRRSALAWGVAALGAPALALAQGEGRPLRMILPVSAGSGADGAMRAISNSLAKALGQPVVIENLPGAGGITGTAQIVRAPRDGSVIGVVSNNHVVNPAVYRNIPFDSLADITPITVVGTTPFVLVAHPSVPARTVQELVAYAKAHPGVLNYGSSGNGTILHLGAAMFVDQAGLDIRHIPYRGMGPLMNDILGGQVQLGVVAVAPAAGHIKSGALRALGVTSAARVASLPQVPTIAEQGLPGYELDGWIAAIGPAGLPRAEVYRIYQGFQRALQMPEARDALVAQGYVIRLPPPEEAAAFFRSETARMAQAVKSANVKMD; encoded by the coding sequence ATGCACACCTTCCATTCCATTGCGCGCCACGGAGCGCTCGTCAGCCGCCGCAGCGCCCTGGCCTGGGGCGTCGCCGCCCTGGGTGCGCCCGCGCTGGCGCTGGCCCAGGGCGAGGGCAGGCCGCTGCGCATGATCCTGCCGGTGTCGGCAGGCTCGGGCGCCGACGGCGCCATGCGCGCCATTAGCAACAGCCTGGCCAAGGCGCTGGGCCAGCCCGTGGTGATCGAGAACCTGCCCGGCGCGGGCGGCATCACGGGCACGGCGCAGATCGTGCGCGCGCCCAGGGACGGCAGCGTCATCGGCGTGGTCTCCAACAACCACGTGGTGAACCCGGCCGTGTACCGCAACATCCCGTTCGACTCGCTGGCCGACATCACGCCCATCACCGTGGTCGGCACCACGCCCTTCGTGCTCGTGGCCCACCCCTCGGTGCCCGCCAGGACGGTGCAGGAGCTGGTGGCCTACGCCAAGGCGCACCCGGGCGTGCTCAACTACGGCTCGTCGGGCAACGGCACCATCCTGCACCTGGGCGCGGCCATGTTCGTGGACCAGGCGGGGCTGGACATACGCCACATCCCCTACCGCGGCATGGGCCCGCTCATGAACGACATCCTGGGCGGCCAGGTGCAACTGGGCGTGGTGGCCGTGGCGCCGGCAGCCGGCCATATCAAGAGCGGCGCGCTGCGCGCGCTGGGCGTGACCTCGGCGGCGCGCGTGGCGTCGCTGCCGCAGGTGCCCACGATCGCCGAGCAGGGCCTGCCCGGCTACGAGCTCGACGGCTGGATCGCCGCCATCGGCCCCGCGGGCCTGCCCCGGGCCGAGGTGTATCGCATCTACCAGGGCTTCCAGCGCGCGCTGCAGATGCCCGAGGCGCGCGACGCGCTCGTGGCCCAGGGCTACGTGATCCGCCTGCCGCCGCCCGAGGAGGCGGCCGCCTTCTTCCGCTCCGAGACCGCGCGCATGGCCCAGGCCGTGAAAAGCGCCAACGTGAAGATGGACTGA
- a CDS encoding hydroxymethylglutaryl-CoA lyase, whose protein sequence is MPPNPDTPRATVREVGLRDGLQSIATIVSTARKIEWLDAAHAAGLREVEVGSFVPVRLLPQLADTAEVLAHALTLPGLMPSVLVPNLKGAERAIACGAPWMIVPLSASHAHSLANLRKTPDEVVADVARMRAARDAAGSRTRIEGGVGTAFGCTIQGEVPEAEVLRLLQALIDAGADRVSLADTVGYADPAGVQRLFEKARALVGEHLAGAHFHDTRGLGLANCYAAWQTGVRRFDACLAGIGGCPHAPGASGNVTTEDLAFMLERMGAATGLNVPALLALRRRVEGWLAGETLHGTLWRAGLPRLAAA, encoded by the coding sequence ATGCCCCCGAATCCCGACACCCCCCGCGCAACCGTGCGCGAGGTGGGGCTGCGCGACGGCCTGCAGAGCATCGCCACCATCGTCTCCACGGCGCGCAAGATCGAGTGGCTCGATGCGGCCCACGCCGCCGGCCTGCGGGAGGTCGAGGTCGGCTCCTTCGTGCCTGTGCGCCTGCTGCCGCAGCTGGCCGATACGGCCGAGGTGCTGGCGCATGCGCTCACGCTGCCGGGCCTCATGCCCTCGGTGCTGGTGCCCAACCTCAAGGGGGCCGAGCGCGCCATCGCATGCGGTGCGCCATGGATGATCGTGCCGCTGTCGGCCAGCCACGCGCACAGCCTGGCCAACCTGCGCAAGACGCCCGACGAGGTGGTGGCCGATGTCGCCCGCATGCGCGCCGCGCGCGACGCCGCCGGCAGCCGCACGCGCATCGAGGGCGGCGTGGGCACGGCTTTCGGCTGCACTATCCAGGGCGAGGTGCCCGAGGCCGAGGTGCTGCGCCTGCTGCAGGCGCTGATCGATGCCGGCGCCGACCGCGTGAGCCTGGCCGACACCGTGGGCTATGCCGACCCGGCCGGCGTGCAGCGCCTGTTCGAGAAGGCGCGCGCCCTCGTGGGCGAGCATCTTGCGGGCGCGCACTTCCACGACACGCGCGGCCTGGGCCTGGCCAACTGCTACGCCGCGTGGCAGACGGGCGTGCGCCGCTTCGACGCCTGCCTGGCCGGCATCGGCGGCTGCCCGCACGCGCCGGGTGCGAGCGGCAACGTGACCACGGAGGACCTGGCCTTCATGCTGGAACGCATGGGCGCCGCCACCGGCCTCAACGTCCCCGCGCTGCTGGCGCTGCGCCGGCGCGTGGAAGGCTGGCTGGCCGGCGAGACGCTGCACGGCACGCTTTGGCGCGCCGGCCTGCCCAGGCTGGCCGCCGCCTGA
- a CDS encoding winged helix-turn-helix transcriptional regulator, translated as MSSKENAAVFQLFEKLECRYALRVLWALRDGHPQTFRLLQDSVGGITPNTLNTRIKELREAGFLDHGSDGYVVTPVGQDLLKRVSDVQAFANRWAAARVKK; from the coding sequence ATGAGCTCCAAGGAAAACGCCGCCGTCTTTCAGCTGTTCGAGAAACTCGAATGCCGCTATGCGCTGCGCGTGCTGTGGGCCCTGCGCGACGGCCATCCGCAGACCTTCCGCCTGCTGCAGGACAGCGTGGGCGGCATCACGCCCAACACCCTCAACACCCGCATCAAGGAACTGCGCGAGGCCGGCTTCCTGGACCATGGCAGCGACGGCTACGTCGTCACCCCCGTGGGGCAGGACCTGCTCAAGCGCGTGTCCGACGTTCAGGCCTTCGCCAACCGCTGGGCCGCGGCCCGCGTGAAGAAATAA
- a CDS encoding DNA-3-methyladenine glycosylase I: MTSHQSRFGMPPMQIPGWRGLDGSRRPAGTKIMTLEYRWLYDTVRKRFESDEAMEAFLPTALTPQELKQKGDDRYLSAMSQRVFQAGMQHSMVDAKWPEFEKAFSGFAPGQMALLGPQQIEDHMKNDRIIRDRTKLQTIPKNARFILDIRQERGCGFGEFIAGWPGADTVGLWRLLAQRGARLGGRSAAGFLRLAGKDTFLLTSDVVARLMAAGIIDHAPTSQRDMQIVQDAFNRLQQDSGRLLCQLSAMLSLSINPGF, from the coding sequence ATGACCTCACACCAGAGCCGCTTCGGAATGCCGCCCATGCAAATTCCAGGATGGCGGGGCCTTGATGGGAGTCGCAGGCCCGCCGGTACGAAAATCATGACTCTTGAATATCGCTGGCTCTACGACACGGTCCGCAAGCGTTTCGAATCCGACGAGGCCATGGAGGCCTTTCTGCCCACGGCGCTGACTCCCCAAGAGTTGAAGCAGAAAGGCGACGACCGCTATCTCTCCGCCATGAGCCAGCGGGTATTCCAGGCCGGCATGCAGCATTCGATGGTCGATGCCAAATGGCCCGAGTTCGAAAAGGCCTTCTCGGGGTTCGCGCCCGGGCAGATGGCCTTGCTCGGTCCGCAGCAGATAGAAGACCACATGAAGAACGACCGGATCATCCGCGACCGCACCAAGCTGCAGACCATTCCCAAGAACGCCCGGTTCATTCTGGATATCCGCCAGGAGCGGGGCTGCGGTTTTGGCGAGTTCATCGCCGGTTGGCCGGGTGCCGACACCGTTGGCCTGTGGCGCCTGCTGGCCCAGCGCGGCGCCCGCCTGGGCGGGCGCTCGGCCGCCGGGTTTCTGCGCCTGGCCGGAAAGGACACTTTTCTATTGACCAGCGACGTGGTTGCACGCCTGATGGCCGCAGGCATCATTGACCATGCCCCCACCAGCCAGCGCGACATGCAGATCGTGCAGGATGCGTTCAATAGGCTGCAGCAGGACTCTGGAAGACTGCTGTGCCAGCTGTCGGCCATGCTGTCCCTGAGCATCAATCCGGGGTTCTAG
- a CDS encoding ketopantoate reductase family protein: MHPTTEPHTPPHPGRLRFAVMGAGAVGCYFGALLARAGHAVTLIGRPAHVQAIQARGLRLQTAAQDEHVAMGASTDAGAVAGADVVLLCVKSTDTEAAARQIQPHLAPGALVLTLQNGVDNDERVRAVLGPAQPVAAAVVYVATAMAGPGHVRHFGRGELVLAPSLIAERLVRELGAAGIPAQVSDNVRGALWSKLVINCAYNALSAIVQRPYGWLARQDGATEVIADLVAECLAVAQADGVRIAGDIHAAVRGIVQSMPGQRSSTAQDLARGRPTEIEHLNGYVVQRGKALGVATPVNHALLVLVRMAEAARTEV; this comes from the coding sequence ATGCACCCGACCACCGAGCCCCATACCCCGCCCCACCCCGGCCGCCTGCGCTTTGCCGTCATGGGCGCGGGCGCGGTGGGCTGCTATTTCGGCGCGCTGCTGGCGCGGGCGGGGCATGCCGTCACGCTGATCGGCCGCCCGGCGCACGTGCAGGCCATCCAGGCCCGCGGCCTGCGCCTGCAGACCGCCGCGCAGGATGAACACGTGGCCATGGGCGCCAGCACCGATGCCGGCGCCGTGGCGGGCGCCGACGTGGTGCTGCTGTGCGTGAAGTCCACCGACACCGAGGCCGCGGCGCGGCAGATCCAGCCCCACCTCGCGCCCGGCGCGCTGGTGCTCACGCTGCAGAACGGCGTGGACAACGACGAGCGCGTGCGCGCCGTGCTCGGCCCGGCGCAGCCCGTGGCGGCGGCCGTGGTCTACGTGGCCACGGCCATGGCGGGGCCGGGCCACGTGCGCCACTTCGGGCGCGGCGAGCTGGTGCTGGCGCCCTCGCTCATCGCCGAGCGCCTGGTCCGCGAGCTGGGCGCGGCGGGCATTCCCGCGCAGGTGTCGGACAACGTGCGCGGCGCGCTGTGGTCCAAGCTGGTCATCAACTGCGCCTACAACGCGCTGTCGGCCATCGTGCAGCGGCCCTACGGCTGGCTGGCGCGGCAGGACGGCGCGACCGAGGTGATCGCCGACCTGGTGGCCGAATGCCTTGCCGTGGCGCAGGCGGACGGCGTGCGCATCGCCGGCGACATCCACGCCGCCGTGCGCGGCATCGTGCAGAGCATGCCGGGCCAGCGCTCGTCCACCGCGCAGGATCTGGCGCGCGGCAGGCCCACGGAGATCGAGCACCTGAACGGCTACGTGGTGCAGCGCGGCAAGGCCCTGGGCGTGGCCACGCCCGTGAACCACGCGCTGCTGGTGCTGGTGCGCATGGCCGAGGCGGCTCGCACGGAAGTTTGA
- a CDS encoding CaiB/BaiF CoA transferase family protein, translating into MNTSSLPLAGIRVVEFTHMVMGPTCGMVLADLGAEVIKVEPVEGDRTRHLLGAGAGFFPMFNRNKKSIAIDLRSPQGLEVAIRLASSADVVAQNFKPGVMAKYGLDYAALSRLNQRLVYVNHTGFLHGPYEHRTALDEVVQMMGGLAYMTGRPGDPLRAGTSVNDIMGGMFGAIGAMAALMQRVQTGRGQEVDSALFENNVFLVGQHMMQYAVTGEPAAPMPERISSWAVYDVFSVKDGGQIFLAAVSDAQWQTFCDAMGYADLKADPRYATNNDRVRARPTLLPMLRERLAAHTADALAAVFERHGLPFAPIRRPEELFDDPHLNATGGLADVTLPDGERAGATARTTLLPLRLDGQRMGVRMDPPRLGQHTPELLAGLGYTAEQVEALRGAAAVA; encoded by the coding sequence ATGAATACATCCTCCCTGCCGCTCGCCGGCATCCGCGTGGTGGAATTCACCCACATGGTCATGGGCCCCACCTGCGGCATGGTGCTGGCCGACCTGGGAGCCGAGGTCATCAAGGTCGAGCCCGTGGAGGGCGACCGCACGCGTCACCTGCTGGGCGCGGGCGCGGGCTTCTTCCCCATGTTCAACCGCAACAAGAAGAGCATCGCCATCGACCTGCGCAGCCCCCAGGGGCTGGAGGTGGCGATCCGCCTGGCCAGCAGCGCCGACGTGGTGGCGCAGAACTTCAAGCCCGGCGTGATGGCCAAGTACGGCCTGGACTACGCCGCGCTCTCGCGCCTGAACCAGCGCCTGGTCTACGTGAACCACACGGGCTTCCTGCACGGGCCGTATGAGCACCGCACGGCGCTCGACGAGGTGGTGCAGATGATGGGGGGCCTGGCCTACATGACCGGCCGCCCCGGCGACCCGCTGCGCGCGGGCACCAGCGTGAACGACATCATGGGCGGCATGTTCGGCGCCATCGGCGCCATGGCCGCGCTGATGCAGCGCGTGCAGACCGGGCGCGGGCAGGAGGTGGACTCGGCCCTGTTCGAGAACAACGTGTTCCTCGTCGGCCAGCACATGATGCAGTACGCCGTGACGGGCGAGCCCGCCGCGCCCATGCCCGAGCGCATCTCGTCCTGGGCCGTGTACGACGTGTTCAGCGTGAAGGACGGCGGGCAGATCTTCCTGGCCGCCGTGAGCGACGCGCAGTGGCAGACCTTCTGCGACGCCATGGGCTACGCCGACCTGAAGGCCGACCCGCGCTATGCCACCAACAACGACCGCGTACGCGCGCGCCCCACGCTGCTGCCCATGCTGCGCGAGCGCCTGGCCGCGCACACGGCCGACGCGCTGGCGGCCGTCTTCGAGCGCCACGGCCTACCGTTCGCACCCATCCGCCGGCCCGAGGAGCTGTTCGACGACCCGCACCTCAATGCCACCGGCGGCCTGGCCGACGTTACCCTGCCCGACGGCGAGCGCGCCGGCGCCACGGCGCGCACCACGCTGCTGCCGCTGCGTCTGGACGGCCAGCGCATGGGCGTGCGCATGGACCCGCCGCGCCTGGGCCAGCACACGCCGGAGCTGCTTGCCGGCCTGGGCTACACCGCGGAGCAGGTGGAAGCGCTGCGCGGCGCAGCAGCCGTGGCCTGA
- a CDS encoding FKBP-type peptidyl-prolyl cis-trans isomerase: MAFITTASGLQYEDTVVGTGAQAARGQSVRVHYTGWLYQNGQQGAKFDSSRDRNDPFEFPLGAGMVIKGWDEGVQGMQIGGQRTLIIPAELGYGARGAGGVIPPNATLKFDVELLAVRG, from the coding sequence ATGGCATTCATCACCACCGCCTCCGGCCTGCAGTACGAAGACACCGTCGTGGGTACGGGCGCGCAGGCCGCGCGCGGCCAGTCGGTGCGCGTGCACTACACGGGCTGGCTCTACCAGAACGGCCAGCAGGGCGCCAAGTTCGATTCCAGCCGCGACCGCAACGACCCCTTCGAATTCCCTCTCGGCGCCGGCATGGTCATCAAGGGCTGGGACGAGGGCGTGCAGGGCATGCAGATCGGCGGCCAGCGCACGCTCATCATCCCGGCCGAGCTGGGCTACGGCGCGCGCGGCGCGGGCGGCGTGATCCCGCCCAACGCCACGCTCAAGTTCGACGTGGAACTGCTGGCCGTGCGCGGCTGA
- a CDS encoding LysR family transcriptional regulator, protein MRLPDLQSLKLFVAVCEHRSIARAAEREAIVGSAVSKRLAQLEDTVGTPLLVRRRHGVAPTPAGETLLEHAREMLASVGRIERDMAAFGAGIRGHVRMLVTASVMAESLADDVAAFLQDPAHRDIQVSMEERVSPEVVRGVREGSASLGICWDAADLSGLHTRSYRHDHLAIVAHPAHPVARAASVRFADVLEHQFVSMPALSAVQQLLVRAAAVEGKTLEHRVQVSNFDAALRVVRANLAISVIPQEVAQPFAASTGVRVIPLADDWARRRFAICHRGEAGLSPAARLLVQHLAGRARQHARMEPATF, encoded by the coding sequence ATGCGCCTGCCCGACCTGCAATCGCTCAAGCTCTTCGTCGCCGTGTGCGAGCACCGCAGCATCGCCCGCGCGGCGGAGCGGGAGGCCATCGTCGGCTCGGCCGTGAGCAAGCGCCTCGCGCAGCTGGAGGACACGGTGGGCACGCCCCTGCTGGTGCGCCGGCGCCACGGCGTGGCGCCCACGCCGGCGGGCGAAACGCTGCTGGAGCATGCGCGCGAGATGCTGGCGAGCGTGGGCCGCATCGAGCGCGACATGGCGGCCTTCGGCGCGGGCATCCGCGGGCACGTGCGCATGCTGGTCACGGCCTCGGTCATGGCCGAGTCGCTGGCGGACGACGTGGCCGCCTTCCTGCAGGACCCGGCGCACCGCGACATCCAGGTGAGCATGGAGGAGCGCGTGAGCCCCGAGGTGGTGCGCGGCGTGCGCGAGGGCAGCGCATCGCTGGGCATCTGCTGGGACGCGGCCGACCTCTCGGGCCTGCACACGCGCAGCTACCGCCACGACCACCTGGCCATCGTGGCTCACCCCGCGCACCCGGTGGCGCGCGCGGCGAGCGTGCGCTTCGCCGACGTGCTGGAGCACCAGTTCGTGAGCATGCCCGCGCTCAGCGCCGTGCAGCAGCTGCTGGTGCGCGCCGCGGCCGTGGAGGGCAAGACGCTGGAGCACCGCGTGCAGGTGTCCAACTTCGACGCCGCGCTGCGCGTGGTGCGCGCCAACCTGGCCATCAGCGTGATCCCGCAGGAGGTGGCGCAGCCGTTCGCCGCCAGCACCGGCGTGCGCGTGATTCCCCTGGCCGACGACTGGGCGCGGCGGCGCTTCGCCATCTGCCACCGCGGCGAGGCGGGCCTGTCGCCCGCGGCCCGGCTGCTGGTGCAGCATCTGGCCGGCCGCGCACGGCAACATGCAAGAATGGAGCCGGCAACTTTCTGA